The following are from one region of the Deltaproteobacteria bacterium genome:
- a CDS encoding F0F1 ATP synthase subunit C — MDGISLIGMISIFTAGLTMGLGAIGPALGEGRAVAQALSSIAQQPDETGAITRTLFVGLAMIESTAIYCFVISMILIFANPFWDYVISR; from the coding sequence ATGGACGGCATCAGTCTGATCGGCATGATCTCTATCTTTACGGCAGGTTTGACCATGGGTCTCGGTGCCATTGGTCCGGCTTTGGGAGAAGGCCGGGCCGTGGCCCAGGCCTTAAGCTCGATTGCCCAACAACCTGATGAAACCGGTGCCATTACCCGGACTCTGTTTGTAGGTCTGGCCATGATCGAATCCACCGCCATTTACTGTTTCGTGATTTCCATGATTCTGATCTTTGCCAACCCCTTCTGGGATTACGTGATCTCGCGGTAG
- a CDS encoding Fpg/Nei family DNA glycosylase yields the protein MPELPDVEIFKQYLDATSLHKLIEKVEVNNATVLAGVSASELSRTLRGRRFESARRHGKYLLVQLDDGSWLILHFGMTGYLKCFQDQDQEPAHSRLCLSFDNGFHLAFVCQRMLGKVSLARDAESFLAEKDIGPDALILDFPTLQELLEGRKAAIKSILMNQKLIAGLGNIYTDEILFQAGLNPATPVSRLGEEQLQDVFEAIKQVLRTAIDCRADPDQMPRFFLLPQRHPEGKCPHCHHRLARCKIAGRTTYYCPYCQAGGKGHRTIS from the coding sequence GTGCCAGAACTCCCCGATGTTGAAATCTTCAAACAATATCTGGATGCCACCTCCTTACACAAGCTCATCGAAAAGGTAGAGGTGAACAATGCTACGGTCCTTGCCGGGGTTTCGGCGTCCGAATTGAGCCGGACTTTGAGGGGCCGCAGATTTGAATCTGCCCGGCGTCACGGCAAATATCTTTTAGTGCAGCTGGACGACGGCTCGTGGTTGATCCTTCATTTTGGCATGACCGGTTATTTGAAGTGTTTCCAGGACCAGGACCAGGAACCGGCTCACAGCCGCCTTTGCCTCAGTTTTGATAATGGCTTTCACTTGGCTTTCGTCTGTCAGCGGATGTTAGGGAAAGTGAGTCTGGCCCGCGATGCCGAAAGCTTTCTGGCCGAGAAAGACATCGGGCCGGATGCCCTGATTTTGGATTTCCCCACCTTGCAAGAGCTCCTGGAGGGAAGAAAAGCGGCGATTAAATCCATTTTAATGAACCAGAAATTGATCGCTGGCCTGGGTAATATTTACACCGATGAAATTCTCTTTCAGGCTGGCCTTAACCCGGCAACCCCGGTCAGCCGACTTGGTGAGGAGCAGCTCCAAGATGTGTTCGAGGCGATCAAACAAGTGCTCCGGACCGCCATTGACTGCCGCGCCGATCCCGATCAGATGCCGCGTTTTTTTTTGCTGCCGCAGCGGCACCCGGAAGGAAAGTGCCCCCATTGCCACCATCGCTTAGCGCGGTGTAAAATTGCGGGGCGGACAACCTACTACTGCCCCTACTGCCAGGCCGGGGGAAAAGGGCATAGAACTATTTCCTGA
- a CDS encoding molybdopterin biosynthesis protein, protein MKRHIYLKMKPLAEARELFLSRFDLDNYLAPEEVPTVEALGRVTAAPVIARLSSPHYHSAAMDGYALEASATFGATTEQPRRLRLGQEAFPVNTGNLLPPGTDAVIMVEQVNPIDDESIEIEAAVHPWQHVRRVGEDLVAGEMVLPEKTVITPAAQGALLAGGITRVLVKQRPRVVIIPTGSELLPVTELSREDLTPGKIIEFNSVMLASLVEQASGLPQIHPPVPDTLTAIQDALDIAVNQGDIIIINAGSSAGTEDYTAEAVSNLGEILVHGVAMMPGKPTILGVVQGKPVIGNPGYPVSAVLSAEQFILPLIAGMVGRPLPPRPQVKVHAAQKIPSKAGLEEFIRVTLGKVGERVIATPLPRGAGTITSLVRADGIIRIPALSEGLEEDRPAIAELLISLEELAGTLVAIGSHDNTLDVLASLLRRRNPELRLSSAHVGSLGGLLALKRGRSHLGGSHLFDPATNSYNIPYIQRYLPGMPLKLINLVYRQQGLMVLPGNPKNIKGFEDLTRSEVRFINRQRGSGTRILLDYQLQQLGIPPEAVTGYDREEYTHMAVAVNVLSGSADAGLGIRAAAQALELDFIPVVVERYDLVVPQTTFAEGRFQTLLALIRSEEFKHLVKELGGYDTCDTGTIIWEQ, encoded by the coding sequence ATGAAACGTCATATTTATCTAAAGATGAAACCCCTGGCTGAGGCCCGGGAGCTTTTTCTTTCCCGATTTGACCTGGACAATTATCTGGCTCCGGAGGAGGTGCCGACCGTGGAGGCCCTGGGTCGGGTTACCGCCGCCCCGGTTATCGCCCGGCTGTCCTCGCCGCACTACCATAGCGCGGCCATGGACGGCTATGCATTAGAGGCGTCCGCAACCTTTGGAGCTACCACGGAGCAACCCCGGCGACTGCGCCTGGGGCAGGAAGCCTTTCCGGTCAACACTGGCAATTTGCTGCCGCCGGGGACTGACGCGGTGATTATGGTAGAACAGGTCAATCCCATCGATGATGAGAGCATTGAAATTGAGGCCGCGGTGCATCCCTGGCAACACGTCCGACGGGTGGGGGAGGATCTGGTGGCCGGGGAAATGGTGCTGCCGGAAAAAACCGTAATCACTCCCGCGGCCCAGGGGGCGCTGCTGGCAGGGGGGATTACCCGGGTCCTGGTTAAGCAGCGGCCGCGGGTGGTCATTATCCCCACTGGTTCGGAACTGTTACCTGTTACAGAACTGTCGCGCGAGGATTTAACCCCAGGGAAGATCATCGAATTTAATTCTGTCATGCTGGCCAGTCTGGTCGAACAGGCCAGCGGCCTGCCCCAGATTCACCCGCCGGTTCCTGATACCTTGACAGCCATTCAAGATGCTCTCGATATTGCGGTAAACCAAGGCGACATAATTATCATCAATGCCGGGTCCTCGGCTGGCACCGAGGATTATACCGCCGAGGCGGTTAGCAACCTGGGTGAAATCCTGGTGCACGGGGTGGCCATGATGCCGGGCAAACCAACGATTTTGGGAGTGGTGCAAGGCAAGCCGGTGATCGGCAACCCCGGCTATCCGGTATCCGCGGTGCTCTCCGCCGAACAATTTATCCTGCCCCTGATCGCTGGCATGGTGGGCCGTCCGCTACCGCCGCGGCCCCAGGTGAAGGTCCATGCGGCGCAAAAAATTCCCTCCAAGGCCGGCCTGGAGGAATTCATCCGGGTAACCCTGGGGAAAGTGGGAGAGCGGGTTATCGCCACCCCCTTGCCCCGGGGCGCGGGCACCATCACCTCTCTGGTAAGAGCTGACGGTATTATTCGTATTCCGGCCTTGAGCGAGGGTTTGGAGGAGGACCGCCCGGCTATCGCAGAATTACTCATCTCTTTAGAAGAACTGGCCGGCACCCTGGTGGCCATTGGCAGCCACGACAATACCCTGGACGTCTTGGCCAGCTTGCTGCGGCGGCGAAACCCGGAGCTGCGCCTGTCTTCAGCCCATGTCGGGAGCCTGGGAGGGCTGCTGGCCTTGAAGAGAGGCCGCTCCCATCTGGGGGGCAGCCACCTCTTTGATCCCGCCACTAATTCATATAACATCCCTTATATCCAGCGGTATCTGCCAGGAATGCCTTTAAAGCTGATCAATCTGGTGTATCGCCAGCAGGGTCTGATGGTGCTGCCTGGAAATCCCAAAAATATCAAAGGATTCGAGGATCTGACCCGCTCCGAGGTCAGATTTATTAACCGCCAGCGAGGCTCGGGAACCCGCATCCTGCTGGATTATCAGTTACAGCAACTTGGTATTCCCCCGGAGGCGGTTACGGGGTATGATAGGGAGGAATATACTCACATGGCGGTGGCGGTCAATGTGTTATCCGGCAGCGCCGACGCCGGCCTGGGGATCAGGGCGGCAGCGCAGGCCCTGGAATTAGATTTTATCCCAGTGGTTGTCGAACGCTATGATCTGGTCGTTCCACAAACCACCTTTGCCGAAGGCCGCTTTCAAACTCTGCTGGCCCTTATTCGATCGGAGGAATTTAAGCATTTGGTCAAGGAACTCGGGGGTTACGATACCTGTGACACCGGGACCATTATCTGGGAACAATAG
- a CDS encoding F0F1 ATP synthase subunit B — MLIDWYTVIAQIINFLVLIALAKHFLYGRIINAMNQREERIAARLAEATQKKQEAEQLEQIYRQQNQQLEIQKKAILDQAQEQAEAQRKLLLEKARQEVDDLQARWYDAIQQEKNVFLQELRQRAGRQVYAVARRALQDLANAALEDQLIRVLIQRLQTLDEEERRLIVESVHKGNKALVVNSAFEIPEERRQELHQAVQDFLNNGFRVDYRTAPEVILGIELKTPSHKIAWTLENYLETLEADLQEALDEKAGPKQQPKLPHHDQ; from the coding sequence GTGCTCATTGATTGGTATACGGTAATCGCTCAGATCATCAATTTTTTGGTGCTCATAGCCTTGGCCAAACACTTTTTGTACGGCCGCATCATTAATGCCATGAACCAGCGGGAAGAAAGAATCGCGGCCCGGCTGGCCGAGGCCACCCAAAAAAAACAGGAGGCTGAGCAACTGGAGCAAATCTACCGCCAACAGAATCAACAGTTAGAAATCCAGAAAAAAGCCATTCTGGACCAGGCCCAAGAACAGGCGGAGGCCCAACGCAAACTGCTGCTGGAAAAGGCGCGCCAGGAGGTCGATGATCTCCAGGCTAGATGGTATGACGCTATCCAACAGGAGAAAAACGTGTTTCTGCAAGAACTCCGGCAACGGGCCGGGCGGCAGGTTTACGCCGTGGCCCGCCGGGCCCTGCAAGATCTGGCCAATGCCGCATTAGAAGATCAACTCATCCGCGTTCTTATTCAGCGCCTCCAGACCCTGGATGAGGAAGAACGGCGGTTGATAGTCGAATCGGTCCATAAAGGGAATAAAGCACTGGTGGTAAACAGCGCCTTTGAGATTCCTGAGGAGAGGCGCCAAGAGCTCCACCAGGCCGTGCAAGATTTCCTGAATAACGGCTTTCGGGTTGATTATCGCACTGCCCCCGAGGTGATTTTGGGAATTGAACTGAAAACCCCCAGTCATAAGATTGCCTGGACTCTAGAAAACTATCTGGAGACTTTGGAGGCGGACCTGCAGGAAGCCCTGGATGAAAAGGCCGGGCCAAAACAGCAACCAAAATTGCCACATCATGACCAGTAA
- a CDS encoding DUF72 domain-containing protein: protein MTGQQRIHIGTSGWHYEHWQGPFYPEDLSPLGFLEYYARYFHTAEINNTFYQLPAPQTFEGWANRVPEDFIFAVKASRYITHMKKLKDAAQTLSPLLERVQILGEKLGPILFQLPPRWNINLNRLNSFLQALPAGYRYAIEFRDPSWLTTKTYEALAAHRVGFCIYDFAGRLSPKEVTADLIYLRLHGPAGPYQGCYDTQFLAGWAEAFATWAAQGKEVFCYFDNDEAGYAVQNARQLQQMITKG from the coding sequence ATGACCGGACAGCAACGCATCCATATCGGCACCTCGGGATGGCACTATGAACATTGGCAAGGCCCTTTCTATCCCGAAGACCTTTCCCCCCTGGGCTTTCTGGAGTATTATGCCCGATATTTCCATACCGCCGAGATCAACAATACCTTCTATCAACTGCCTGCCCCGCAGACCTTTGAGGGCTGGGCAAATAGAGTTCCGGAGGACTTCATTTTCGCGGTCAAGGCCAGCCGTTACATCACCCATATGAAAAAACTGAAAGACGCAGCGCAGACCCTGTCCCCGCTCTTGGAGCGAGTCCAGATCTTGGGGGAAAAATTGGGACCGATCCTGTTCCAACTGCCGCCCCGATGGAATATAAATCTCAACCGGTTGAACTCCTTTTTACAGGCTCTGCCTGCCGGTTATCGTTATGCCATCGAATTCCGCGATCCTAGCTGGTTGACCACTAAAACCTATGAGGCCCTGGCCGCACACCGGGTGGGCTTTTGTATCTACGATTTCGCCGGTCGGCTGTCTCCCAAGGAAGTGACCGCGGATTTGATCTATCTGCGGCTGCATGGCCCGGCCGGCCCGTACCAAGGATGTTATGATACCCAGTTTCTGGCGGGCTGGGCCGAGGCCTTTGCCACCTGGGCCGCTCAGGGAAAGGAGGTCTTCTGCTACTTTGATAATGATGAAGCCGGTTATGCGGTCCAGAATGCCCGGCAATTACAACAGATGATCACAAAGGGATAG
- a CDS encoding F0F1 ATP synthase subunit gamma, which yields MATTEAIQRKIKTAEELQSVVKTMKALAAVNIRQYERAVESVAEYHHAVALGLQILLRHRPEATALTSSEPTQRLGVVVFGSDQGMCGMFNEQIVAHTLQSMDNLMVAQEHRFCLVVGRRVGERLENAGQPVERFFPVPSGVTAITSMVQELLIAIEEWHAGQNINRVLLFYNKHSSGMAFRPFTFQLIPVEAGWLQHLQRSPWPTRVLPTFTMDWNPLFSALIREHLFVSLYQALAESLASEQASRLVSMQGAERNIEERLAELTTQFHRQRQMSITEELLDIVSGFTALSSKKNQRGR from the coding sequence ATGGCAACTACTGAGGCTATCCAGAGAAAAATCAAAACCGCCGAAGAGCTGCAATCGGTGGTAAAGACCATGAAAGCTCTGGCCGCAGTGAATATCCGCCAGTATGAAAGGGCAGTGGAGTCGGTGGCCGAGTATCATCATGCCGTCGCTCTGGGGCTGCAAATCCTGCTGCGCCACCGGCCGGAGGCCACGGCTTTGACCTCCTCGGAACCCACCCAGCGTCTGGGAGTCGTGGTTTTTGGCTCTGATCAGGGAATGTGTGGCATGTTCAATGAGCAGATTGTCGCACACACCCTGCAAAGTATGGATAACCTGATGGTGGCGCAGGAACACCGGTTTTGCCTAGTGGTTGGCCGTCGGGTGGGCGAACGGTTGGAAAATGCTGGGCAACCAGTCGAAAGGTTTTTCCCTGTCCCTAGCGGGGTCACGGCCATCACCTCGATGGTCCAGGAGCTCCTGATTGCTATTGAAGAGTGGCATGCTGGCCAGAATATTAATCGGGTATTGCTCTTCTATAACAAGCATTCTTCCGGGATGGCCTTTCGTCCCTTTACTTTTCAGCTAATACCGGTGGAGGCCGGGTGGCTGCAACATCTTCAGAGAAGTCCCTGGCCGACCCGGGTGTTGCCTACTTTTACCATGGACTGGAACCCGCTGTTCTCGGCCCTGATCCGGGAACATCTATTTGTTTCCCTGTATCAAGCCCTGGCAGAGTCGTTGGCCAGCGAACAGGCCAGCCGTCTGGTTTCCATGCAGGGAGCGGAACGGAATATCGAAGAACGACTGGCAGAATTAACCACCCAGTTTCACCGCCAACGGCAGATGTCAATCACCGAAGAACTGCTTGACATTGTCTCAGGGTTTACAGCCTTAAGCAGCAAAAAAAATCAGCGGGGAAGGTAA
- a CDS encoding alternate F1F0 ATPase, F1 subunit alpha: MTSNTLKSEIKQSNAQPARLKSVLDDLFTILDQELTEFQPELRAQEVGLVSFLGHGIAQVEGLPHVGADELLRFPGNRLGMAFNLEPNEVGVVLLDESGELSAGTEVHRTGRLLDVPVGEELLGRVVDPLGRPLDNLGPVQASHRLPVEREAPAIMDRSPVTVPLQTGLKVVDALIPIGRGQRELILGDRQTGKTAIALDTIINQRDQDVLCVYCAIGKRASAVAKVIADLDQYGARDYTMVVVTTGEEPPGLQFVAPYAATSMAEYFMAQGRDVLVVYDDLTCHARAYRELSLLLRRPPGREAFPGDIFYIHSRLLERSTHLREEFGGGSLTALPIVETEAQNIAAYIPTNLISITDGQIYLSPQLFQKGILPAVDVGKSVSRVGGKTQLPAYRAVAGDLRLAYSQFEELEAFARFGTRLDEETRHTLERGRRVREILKQPQYQPLSVPEQIAALVAVTGGIFDRLDLDQVERLESKIRQAMTRKLSDLGKRISAGEKLSEEDRESMLNLAREVWTSR, encoded by the coding sequence ATGACCAGTAATACGTTGAAATCAGAAATAAAACAGTCAAATGCACAGCCTGCCCGGCTGAAGTCAGTCCTGGACGACCTCTTTACTATTCTGGACCAGGAATTAACTGAATTCCAGCCAGAATTACGGGCGCAAGAGGTGGGTCTGGTAAGCTTTTTGGGCCATGGTATTGCCCAAGTGGAAGGACTTCCCCACGTAGGTGCGGATGAACTGCTGCGGTTTCCGGGAAATCGGTTGGGGATGGCCTTCAACCTGGAACCGAACGAGGTCGGGGTGGTGTTGCTGGATGAAAGTGGAGAGCTGAGCGCCGGAACCGAGGTGCACCGCACCGGTCGCCTCTTGGATGTTCCGGTGGGGGAAGAGTTGTTGGGCCGGGTGGTGGACCCTCTGGGCCGTCCCCTGGATAACTTGGGTCCGGTGCAGGCTTCTCACCGGCTGCCGGTCGAACGGGAAGCCCCGGCGATTATGGATCGCTCTCCGGTCACCGTGCCTCTACAAACCGGGCTCAAGGTGGTGGACGCCCTGATTCCGATCGGGCGGGGCCAGCGGGAGCTTATCCTGGGCGATCGTCAGACCGGCAAGACGGCCATCGCCCTGGATACGATTATCAACCAACGGGACCAAGACGTCCTTTGCGTTTACTGTGCCATCGGCAAGCGAGCCTCAGCCGTGGCCAAAGTAATTGCCGATTTAGATCAATACGGAGCCCGGGATTACACCATGGTGGTAGTGACCACCGGGGAAGAACCACCGGGATTACAGTTTGTCGCTCCCTATGCTGCTACTTCTATGGCCGAATATTTCATGGCCCAGGGCCGCGACGTCCTGGTAGTCTATGATGATCTGACCTGCCATGCCCGGGCCTATCGGGAGCTGTCCCTGTTGTTGCGCCGTCCGCCAGGCAGGGAGGCCTTTCCCGGGGATATCTTTTATATTCATTCCCGGTTACTGGAGCGTTCCACCCATCTGCGGGAAGAATTCGGGGGCGGCTCCTTAACAGCCTTACCGATTGTGGAAACCGAGGCTCAGAATATCGCTGCCTATATTCCCACCAACCTGATTTCCATTACCGACGGGCAGATTTATCTCTCCCCGCAGCTCTTCCAAAAGGGCATCTTGCCGGCGGTGGATGTGGGCAAATCAGTATCGCGGGTGGGGGGCAAGACGCAATTGCCCGCCTATCGGGCCGTGGCTGGAGATTTACGTCTGGCCTATTCCCAGTTCGAGGAGTTGGAGGCCTTTGCCCGGTTCGGGACCAGACTGGACGAAGAAACTCGCCACACCCTGGAGCGGGGTCGCCGGGTCCGGGAGATTCTTAAGCAGCCTCAATATCAACCTCTGTCGGTTCCCGAACAGATCGCCGCCCTGGTCGCGGTAACCGGCGGCATCTTTGACCGCCTTGACCTCGATCAGGTCGAAAGGCTGGAAAGCAAGATCCGCCAGGCCATGACCCGAAAATTATCTGACCTGGGTAAACGGATCAGCGCGGGTGAAAAACTGAGTGAGGAGGATCGTGAGAGCATGTTAAACCTGGCCCGGGAAGTCTGGACTTCCCGGTAA
- a CDS encoding radical SAM protein, whose amino-acid sequence MRYEGPIYRPPSEADSLLIQATVGCPHNKCTFCMVYKNGVKYKVRPIEEIKADLEEARQVYGDRVQTLFFPAGNTIAMPTAALTELCRHSYSIFPRLRRITVYGSSQFIYRKGIDQLRSLAEAGLKRIHVGLESGDDVILERIKKGSTAQQQIAAGQMLRAAGIEVSEYVMLGIGGKERTEAHARQTAAAINQIQPDFLRLRTFVPKINTPLLEDVLAGAFQMLGPHEVLLETMALIEGISVPTHVVSDHYTNYVNLTGRLPEDKDRLLATLRKALKLEESDFRPFFIGTQ is encoded by the coding sequence GTGCGCTACGAAGGCCCGATATACCGGCCGCCGAGTGAGGCGGACAGCCTGCTGATTCAGGCGACGGTCGGTTGTCCCCACAATAAATGCACCTTTTGCATGGTTTACAAAAACGGGGTAAAGTACAAAGTCAGGCCGATTGAGGAAATTAAGGCTGATCTGGAGGAAGCCCGCCAGGTGTATGGTGACCGGGTGCAGACCCTGTTTTTTCCGGCGGGCAATACCATTGCCATGCCCACCGCAGCCCTGACCGAACTTTGCCGCCACAGTTACTCGATTTTCCCTCGTCTGCGGCGGATTACCGTCTATGGCTCCTCCCAATTTATCTATCGCAAGGGGATTGATCAATTGCGGAGCTTGGCCGAGGCCGGCCTGAAGCGCATCCATGTCGGTTTAGAAAGTGGTGATGATGTCATTCTGGAGCGGATTAAAAAAGGCTCCACCGCCCAGCAACAGATTGCCGCGGGCCAGATGCTGCGGGCCGCAGGCATCGAGGTCAGCGAGTACGTGATGCTGGGCATTGGCGGGAAGGAGAGGACCGAAGCGCATGCTCGCCAAACGGCCGCGGCCATTAATCAGATTCAGCCAGATTTCTTGCGGCTGCGGACCTTTGTCCCCAAAATCAATACTCCCTTGTTGGAGGATGTGCTGGCCGGTGCCTTTCAGATGCTAGGCCCCCACGAGGTGCTTCTTGAGACCATGGCCCTGATTGAGGGGATTAGCGTCCCCACTCATGTGGTCAGCGACCACTATACCAACTACGTTAACCTAACTGGCCGGTTGCCGGAGGATAAGGATCGCCTGCTGGCGACCCTAAGGAAGGCCCTGAAGCTGGAGGAGTCAGACTTCCGACCTTTCTTTATCGGCACCCAATAA
- a CDS encoding site-2 protease family protein, with product MLQNRITLFKLLGFEVRIDVSWIIIAVLVTWSLSVGLFPYLYENLSPRTYWTMGIVGALGLFISIIIHEFSHSLVARRYGIQMKGITLFIFGGVAEMEEEPPNPRAEFMMAIAGPIASIVLCLVFYGIHNYGLKSNWAVSINGVIRYLAMINGILAAFNLLPAFPLDGGRVLRSLLWGWKNNLRWATRISSKIGSGFGIALIFMAVLQVLNGNFIAGMWWFLIGMFLRGAAQMSYQRVLTRQTLEGEPVRRFMHSDPITVPPSTTVTELVEDYVYKYHFKMFPVVDNGKLLGCITTKQIKALPREEWSRKTVGEVANRCSDQNTISPETDAIQALALMSRGENSRLMVTEKGRLVGILSLKDLLGFLSLKVELED from the coding sequence ATGTTACAAAATCGCATCACATTGTTTAAGCTTTTAGGGTTCGAGGTCCGGATCGATGTGAGCTGGATCATCATCGCGGTTTTGGTCACCTGGTCCCTGTCAGTCGGTCTTTTCCCTTATCTGTATGAAAATCTTTCCCCCCGGACCTACTGGACGATGGGGATAGTAGGAGCCCTGGGGCTTTTTATATCAATCATTATCCACGAATTTTCCCATTCCCTGGTGGCCCGGCGGTATGGCATCCAGATGAAGGGTATTACCCTGTTTATTTTCGGGGGGGTGGCCGAAATGGAGGAGGAGCCGCCCAACCCCAGAGCCGAATTTATGATGGCCATTGCTGGACCTATAGCCAGCATTGTTCTTTGTCTGGTTTTTTATGGCATCCACAATTACGGCCTGAAGAGTAACTGGGCGGTGTCGATTAATGGGGTGATCCGCTATCTGGCAATGATCAACGGCATCCTGGCCGCGTTTAACCTCCTGCCGGCTTTTCCCCTGGACGGCGGCCGGGTGTTGCGCTCTCTTCTTTGGGGTTGGAAGAACAACCTGCGTTGGGCCACCCGCATCTCTTCTAAGATCGGTTCCGGGTTCGGCATCGCCCTGATCTTCATGGCGGTCCTCCAGGTGCTGAACGGCAATTTCATCGCCGGTATGTGGTGGTTTCTGATCGGCATGTTCCTTAGAGGGGCGGCCCAGATGAGCTATCAACGCGTTCTAACCCGCCAGACCCTGGAGGGAGAGCCGGTGCGGCGCTTCATGCACTCTGATCCCATAACTGTGCCGCCTTCGACCACAGTTACGGAGCTGGTTGAAGATTACGTTTATAAATACCATTTCAAAATGTTTCCGGTGGTAGACAACGGCAAACTCTTGGGTTGTATAACTACCAAACAGATAAAGGCCCTGCCACGGGAAGAATGGTCACGGAAAACCGTGGGAGAGGTGGCCAACCGATGTTCAGACCAGAATACTATCAGCCCGGAGACCGATGCTATCCAAGCCCTGGCGCTCATGAGTCGCGGCGAAAACAGTCGTCTCATGGTGACCGAAAAAGGGCGTTTGGTCGGTATCCTATCGCTCAAAGATTTGTTAGGGTTTCTCTCTCTCAAAGTGGAACTGGAAGACTGA
- a CDS encoding molybdopterin molybdotransferase MoeA has translation MKEFFKLKTILEVLGLLGQFSAVETEMVLLSQAHGRVLAQDLVATADLPEFTRTVVDGFAVRARDTFGASPSAPALLQVVGEINMGEEATRLLQPGETVRIATGGMLPPGADAVVMIEYTQELDAHNLEVFRSVSPLENVLQQGEDVRAGTRLLAAGVRLRPQDIGLSAALGVTTVPVYRCPRVAIISTGDEIVPIEAALKPGQMRDSNAYALAAQVETAGGKPCYWGIVPDELTALQERLAAALPKSDLILISGGSSVGTRDWAITAIQSFSDSQILVHGLAISPGKPTILAVIDNKPLIGLPGHPASAMIIMAVLGRPLLARLGGLNAPEDSWGQTITARLSRNLASPQGREDFVRVRLRSEADTLWADPILGKSGLISTMVKAHGWIQIPLHTEGLEKGELVTVRLFYS, from the coding sequence ATGAAGGAATTTTTTAAACTCAAAACTATTCTCGAGGTCCTGGGACTGCTGGGTCAGTTTTCTGCGGTGGAGACGGAAATGGTGTTGTTAAGCCAGGCTCATGGCCGGGTCCTGGCCCAGGACTTGGTCGCCACCGCCGATCTCCCGGAATTTACCCGGACCGTGGTCGATGGCTTTGCGGTGCGGGCCCGGGATACCTTTGGGGCCAGCCCCAGTGCTCCGGCCCTGCTGCAGGTGGTGGGGGAAATTAACATGGGCGAGGAAGCCACCCGGCTACTGCAGCCCGGGGAGACAGTCCGTATCGCCACCGGCGGGATGTTGCCGCCGGGAGCCGATGCCGTGGTCATGATAGAATATACCCAGGAATTGGACGCGCATAACCTGGAGGTGTTCCGGAGTGTATCGCCCCTGGAAAACGTCTTACAGCAAGGCGAAGATGTCCGGGCCGGGACCAGGCTGTTGGCAGCCGGAGTTCGCCTTCGCCCGCAGGATATCGGGCTGTCAGCCGCCCTGGGGGTGACGACGGTTCCGGTTTATCGCTGTCCGCGGGTAGCAATCATTTCCACCGGCGATGAAATTGTTCCTATCGAGGCCGCTTTGAAGCCGGGACAGATGCGGGACAGTAATGCTTATGCCCTGGCCGCCCAGGTGGAGACAGCCGGTGGGAAACCCTGCTATTGGGGCATTGTCCCGGATGAGCTGACCGCCCTGCAAGAGCGGCTGGCTGCGGCTCTACCTAAGTCGGATCTGATTCTGATCTCCGGGGGCAGTTCGGTGGGTACCCGGGATTGGGCCATTACGGCCATCCAATCCTTTTCGGACTCCCAGATTCTGGTCCATGGCTTGGCGATAAGCCCTGGCAAACCGACAATCTTAGCGGTCATCGACAATAAACCATTGATTGGCTTGCCCGGCCATCCGGCGTCGGCGATGATCATCATGGCGGTGTTGGGCCGACCACTATTGGCCCGATTGGGTGGGCTAAACGCCCCTGAGGATTCTTGGGGCCAGACCATTACCGCCCGGCTTTCCCGCAACCTGGCCTCCCCCCAGGGACGGGAAGATTTTGTCCGGGTCCGTCTGCGGTCCGAAGCAGACACTCTGTGGGCCGACCCGATTCTGGGCAAATCCGGCCTGATTTCCACTATGGTCAAGGCCCACGGCTGGATTCAGATTCCCCTGCACACCGAAGGGTTGGAAAAGGGCGAACTAGTTACGGTGCGATTGTTTTATAGCTAA